A part of Thermus sp. LT1-2-5 genomic DNA contains:
- the holA gene encoding DNA polymerase III subunit delta, whose translation MVLAFTGDPFLAKEALLQEARVWGLSRFTEPTPEALAEALSPGLFGEAGALLDLREVGEGEWKALKPLLERVPENVPVLLLDPKPTPARAAFYRSRERRDFPTPKGKDLLRHLENRAKRLGLKLPSGVAQYLASLEADLEALERELEKLALLTPPLTLEKVERVVALRPPVTGFDLVRAVLEGDAKEAFRRLRALWEEGEEPLKVLGAFSWQFALLARAHLLLRENPRPKEEDLPRLEAHPYAARRALELARTLEAPALREALDVLIAAERRAKEGKDPWLALEGAVHALLPLTRRSVSG comes from the coding sequence ATGGTCCTCGCCTTCACCGGCGACCCCTTTTTGGCCAAGGAGGCCCTCCTGCAAGAGGCCCGGGTCTGGGGGCTTTCCCGCTTCACGGAGCCCACCCCGGAGGCCTTGGCGGAGGCCCTCTCCCCGGGGCTTTTCGGCGAGGCGGGGGCCCTTTTGGATCTAAGGGAGGTGGGGGAGGGGGAGTGGAAGGCCCTCAAGCCCCTCCTTGAGCGAGTTCCGGAAAACGTCCCTGTCCTCCTCCTGGACCCCAAGCCCACCCCCGCCCGGGCGGCCTTCTACCGCTCCCGAGAGCGGCGGGACTTCCCCACCCCCAAGGGCAAGGACCTCCTGCGCCACCTGGAGAACCGGGCCAAGCGGCTGGGCCTCAAGCTCCCTTCGGGGGTGGCCCAGTACCTGGCCAGCCTCGAGGCCGACCTGGAGGCCTTGGAAAGGGAGCTGGAGAAGCTTGCCCTCTTAACCCCGCCCCTCACCCTGGAAAAGGTGGAGCGGGTGGTGGCCCTAAGGCCCCCCGTCACCGGGTTCGACCTGGTGCGGGCGGTGCTGGAGGGGGACGCCAAGGAGGCCTTCCGCCGCCTTAGGGCCCTTTGGGAAGAGGGGGAAGAGCCCCTCAAGGTCCTAGGGGCCTTTTCCTGGCAGTTCGCTCTCCTGGCCCGGGCTCACCTCCTTCTCAGGGAAAATCCCAGGCCCAAGGAGGAGGACCTCCCCCGCCTCGAGGCCCACCCCTACGCCGCCCGGCGCGCCCTGGAGCTCGCCCGCACCCTCGAGGCCCCCGCCCTCCGGGAAGCCCTGGACGTCCTCATCGCCGCCGAGCGCCGGGCCAAGGAGGGGAAGGACCCCTGGCTTGCCCTGGAAGGGGCCGTCCACGCCCTCCTCCCCTTGACCCGCCGGTCAGTCTCCGGGTAG
- a CDS encoding acyl-CoA dehydrogenase family protein — protein MLDFYALEDLLTPEEKEVQKAARRFLEKEALPYIRDWWEEGVFPTHLIPRFAELGFLGPTLPPEYGGAGVSSAAYGLIAYELERVDSGLRSFVSVQSSLVMYPIYAYGSEAQKREFLPKLARGELVGCFGLTEPDGGSDPYGNMKTRARREGDTWVLNGTKMWITNGNLAHLAVIWAKDEEGRVLGFLVPTDTPGFQAREVKHKMSLRASVTSELILEEVRVPESLRLPKAEGLKAPLSCLTQARFGIAWGAMGALEAVYQEAVAFAQSRATFGTPIAQKQLVQAKLADMLSWHTEGLLLAWRLARLKDEGKLTPAQVSLAKRQNVKKALEAARLARDILGGSGITLEYHAIRHMLNLETVYTYEGTHDIHTLVLGREATGLSAF, from the coding sequence ATGCTGGACTTTTACGCCCTGGAAGACCTCCTTACCCCCGAGGAGAAGGAGGTACAGAAGGCCGCCCGCCGCTTCCTGGAGAAGGAGGCCCTGCCCTATATCCGCGACTGGTGGGAGGAAGGGGTCTTCCCCACCCACCTCATCCCCCGCTTCGCCGAGTTGGGCTTCCTAGGCCCCACCCTGCCCCCGGAGTACGGGGGGGCAGGGGTTTCCAGCGCCGCCTATGGCCTCATCGCCTACGAGCTGGAACGGGTGGACTCGGGGTTAAGGAGCTTCGTGAGCGTGCAGAGCTCCTTGGTCATGTACCCCATCTACGCCTACGGGAGCGAGGCGCAAAAGCGGGAGTTCCTGCCTAAGCTCGCCCGGGGGGAGCTGGTGGGGTGCTTCGGCCTCACCGAGCCCGACGGGGGCTCGGACCCCTACGGCAACATGAAGACCCGGGCCCGCCGGGAGGGGGACACCTGGGTCCTCAACGGCACCAAGATGTGGATCACCAACGGCAACCTGGCCCACCTGGCCGTTATCTGGGCCAAGGACGAGGAGGGGCGGGTTCTGGGTTTCCTCGTCCCCACGGACACCCCTGGGTTCCAGGCCCGGGAGGTGAAGCACAAGATGAGCCTCAGGGCCTCGGTGACCAGCGAGCTCATCCTCGAGGAGGTGCGGGTGCCCGAGTCCTTGCGCCTGCCCAAGGCGGAAGGGCTCAAAGCACCCCTTTCCTGCCTCACCCAGGCCCGCTTCGGCATCGCCTGGGGGGCCATGGGGGCCCTGGAGGCGGTCTACCAGGAGGCGGTAGCCTTCGCCCAAAGCCGCGCCACCTTTGGCACCCCCATCGCCCAAAAGCAGCTGGTGCAGGCCAAGCTGGCCGACATGCTTTCCTGGCACACGGAAGGGCTTCTTTTGGCCTGGCGGCTCGCCCGGCTTAAGGACGAGGGGAAGCTCACCCCAGCCCAGGTCTCCCTGGCCAAGCGGCAAAACGTCAAGAAAGCGCTGGAGGCGGCCAGGCTCGCCCGGGACATCCTGGGGGGAAGCGGAATCACCCTGGAGTACCACGCCATCCGCCACATGCTCAACCTGGAAACCGTCTACACCTACGAGGGCACCCACGACATCCACACCCTGGTCCTGGGCCGGGAGGCCACGGGGCTTAGCGCCTTCTAG
- a CDS encoding cation transporter, which yields MNRVLIGIRGEPTPEGMERILTALKALEGVAQAQATGPAQVLVEYDPQSLTVMDLIRTIREEGFLAGML from the coding sequence ATGAACCGCGTCCTCATCGGCATCCGGGGGGAACCCACCCCCGAGGGGATGGAAAGGATCCTCACGGCGCTCAAGGCCCTGGAAGGGGTGGCCCAGGCCCAGGCCACCGGCCCCGCCCAGGTCCTGGTGGAGTACGACCCCCAGTCCCTCACGGTCATGGACCTGATCCGCACCATCCGGGAAGAGGGCTTCCTGGCGGGTATGCTCTAG